A genome region from Clostridium sp. JN-9 includes the following:
- a CDS encoding ABC transporter permease — MIISFLQAAIVAGTPLLFATVGEIITERAGNLNLGVEGMMLMGAVMGFMVGFKTGNPVAAMIAAMLAGAFGAFIYAFLTVSLRTNQVVTGLTLTIFGTGFSSLVGKTLVGKVAPQGIKNFFYQIKVPILGDIPFIGPVFFNHDAFVYFGYIIAIAAGIYFYNTSAGLNLRAIGENPGAADAASVNINLYKYVNILIGGALCGLGGAYLSLVYVPAWQENVTAGRGWIAVALVIFAAWNPYKALLGSYLFGGLDIIGFRLQGTHLAISQYLIDMLPYLVTIIVLVVVSMKKSRKNASPQSLGNPYFREDR; from the coding sequence ATGATTATATCATTTTTACAAGCAGCCATTGTAGCCGGCACACCTCTTCTATTTGCAACTGTAGGTGAAATAATTACTGAAAGAGCTGGAAACCTGAATTTAGGAGTAGAAGGCATGATGTTAATGGGTGCTGTTATGGGATTTATGGTAGGTTTTAAGACAGGAAATCCTGTTGCAGCAATGATTGCAGCAATGCTTGCTGGAGCTTTTGGAGCTTTTATATATGCTTTTTTAACTGTAAGCCTTAGGACAAATCAGGTAGTCACAGGTTTAACATTAACCATATTCGGAACAGGATTTTCAAGTTTAGTTGGAAAAACCCTTGTTGGAAAGGTAGCACCTCAGGGAATAAAGAATTTCTTTTATCAGATTAAAGTTCCTATACTTGGGGATATACCTTTCATAGGGCCAGTATTTTTCAACCATGATGCATTTGTGTACTTTGGATACATTATAGCAATTGCAGCTGGAATATATTTTTATAATACCTCTGCAGGTCTGAATTTAAGAGCTATAGGAGAAAATCCCGGAGCCGCTGATGCTGCCAGTGTTAATATAAATTTATATAAATATGTTAATATCCTTATTGGAGGAGCTTTATGCGGACTGGGAGGAGCATATTTATCACTTGTATATGTACCTGCATGGCAGGAAAATGTTACTGCAGGACGTGGATGGATTGCAGTAGCTTTAGTAATATTTGCAGCCTGGAATCCTTATAAAGCACTGCTTGGTTCTTATTTATTTGGAGGGTTGGATATTATTGGATTCAGGCTGCAGGGAACACATTTAGCTATATCTCAGTATTTAATTGATATGCTGCCATATCTTGTAACAATAATTGTGTTAGTTGTGGTATCCATGAAAAAGAGCAGAAAAAATGCATCACCGCAATCACTTGGCAATCCATATTTCAGAGAAGATAGATAA
- a CDS encoding ABC transporter ATP-binding protein, with translation MENKSPFLCMKNIRKTFGSVVANNDVNLTVNSGEIHALLGENGAGKSTLMNILSGVYTPDSGSIFIHNKEVKFSSPKDAINAKIGMIYQHFKLVENLSALDNILLGQKNSFFINKKNALKRINEICSKYDLEFEPGKMVYNMSVGEKQVLEIIKVLYRGADILILDEPTTVFTPQESKKLFKIMLKMKSNGCAVIFITHKMDEVMTISDRITVLRKGETVKTIDKRDTSPKELAELMVGHKVDLSINKAEYSNKKLILEVKNISAADSSGIKVLKDVSFKLYSGEVLGVAGIANSGQKELCEALAGISKVNSGEILFQGENIVGNNPREIIKKGISMSFVPEDRLGMGLVGSMDMVDNLLLKSYHNQKGVLLSKKEAAVKAKEIKEKLSIQTPGIHYPIRNLSGGNIQKILLGRELDINPKVLIMAYPVRGLDINTCYTIYDLINEQKKKGVAVLYIGEDLDVLTELCDRIMVLCDGKVTGIENAEETSKYNLGLLMAGKTRLEEGA, from the coding sequence ATGGAAAATAAATCTCCATTTTTATGCATGAAAAATATTAGAAAAACCTTTGGAAGTGTAGTTGCAAACAATGATGTTAATTTAACAGTAAACAGTGGAGAAATTCATGCTTTGCTGGGTGAAAATGGAGCCGGTAAGAGTACACTAATGAACATACTGTCAGGAGTATATACTCCTGATAGCGGTTCTATTTTCATACACAATAAAGAAGTTAAATTTTCTTCACCTAAGGATGCAATTAATGCAAAAATAGGAATGATATATCAGCATTTTAAGTTAGTAGAAAATCTATCAGCACTTGATAATATTTTACTTGGACAGAAAAATAGTTTTTTTATAAATAAAAAAAATGCTTTAAAAAGGATTAATGAAATATGCAGTAAATATGATTTGGAATTTGAACCAGGTAAAATGGTATACAACATGTCTGTTGGAGAAAAACAGGTTTTGGAAATTATAAAGGTTTTATATAGAGGAGCAGATATATTAATTTTAGATGAACCAACTACAGTTTTTACACCACAGGAGAGCAAAAAACTTTTTAAAATAATGCTGAAGATGAAAAGTAATGGTTGTGCAGTTATTTTTATTACACATAAAATGGACGAAGTTATGACCATTTCAGATAGAATAACAGTTTTAAGAAAAGGTGAAACGGTTAAGACCATTGATAAGCGTGATACATCACCAAAGGAACTGGCAGAGCTTATGGTGGGTCATAAAGTAGATTTATCCATAAATAAAGCTGAATATAGTAATAAAAAATTGATACTTGAAGTTAAAAATATAAGTGCAGCTGACAGCTCAGGAATAAAAGTGCTTAAGGATGTTAGTTTTAAATTGTATAGCGGAGAAGTACTGGGAGTTGCCGGAATTGCAAATAGTGGACAAAAGGAATTATGTGAAGCCCTTGCAGGAATTTCTAAGGTTAATTCCGGGGAAATACTTTTTCAGGGAGAAAATATAGTAGGAAATAATCCAAGAGAGATAATTAAAAAGGGAATAAGCATGAGCTTTGTACCAGAGGATAGATTAGGAATGGGCTTGGTTGGATCTATGGACATGGTAGACAATCTATTGCTTAAATCTTATCACAACCAGAAAGGTGTGCTTTTAAGTAAAAAAGAAGCAGCAGTTAAAGCAAAGGAAATAAAGGAGAAATTATCTATACAAACCCCTGGCATTCACTATCCTATAAGAAATTTATCTGGAGGAAACATTCAAAAGATACTACTTGGAAGGGAACTTGATATAAATCCTAAAGTATTAATTATGGCTTACCCTGTAAGAGGTCTTGACATTAATACATGTTATACAATATATGATTTAATTAATGAACAGAAGAAAAAAGGAGTTGCTGTTTTATATATCGGTGAGGATCTGGATGTGTTAACTGAACTTTGTGACAGGATTATGGTGCTTTGCGATGGAAAAGTAACAGGTATTGAAAATGCAGAGGAAACCTCTAAATACAATCTTGGGCTGCTCATGGCCGGGAAAACCAGATTAGAGGAGGGGGCATAA
- a CDS encoding BMP family ABC transporter substrate-binding protein produces the protein MKKILSLAVALIMLVGIVFTGCSSNTGDTAKKAAGTGKKNIKVGFLYVGPIGDGGYTYAHDQGRKYLEKQLGVPTVYKESVKEDSAEVQKAAEDMINQGCNVIFGTSFGFMDGMAAEAKKHPEVTFMHCSGYKTADNLGTYYGRMYQVRYLTGIIAGMKTKTNKIGYVGAFPIPEVIRDINAFTLGVQSVNKDAAVKVVWTNTWYDPAKEKEAAKALLAQGADIISQHQDTAGPQQAAEEAGAFSIGYDTDMKDKAPKAVMTSAVWNWGPYYVKTIKAIQDGTWKSDQYFGTINDGIVQLTPLTSNAPAGAQAAVDKAKADIESGKNKIFAGPLKDQTGAVKVPDGKVMTDKELLNFDWFVQGVEGKISK, from the coding sequence ATGAAAAAAATACTTAGTTTGGCTGTAGCACTGATAATGCTGGTAGGAATTGTATTCACAGGATGTTCCAGCAATACAGGAGATACAGCTAAAAAAGCTGCAGGCACTGGAAAGAAAAATATAAAGGTAGGTTTTCTATATGTTGGACCTATAGGTGATGGCGGTTATACATATGCACATGATCAGGGAAGAAAATACTTAGAAAAGCAGCTTGGAGTTCCTACTGTTTACAAGGAATCAGTTAAAGAAGATTCAGCAGAAGTTCAAAAAGCAGCTGAGGATATGATAAATCAAGGATGTAATGTAATTTTCGGAACAAGTTTCGGCTTTATGGATGGAATGGCAGCTGAAGCTAAGAAACACCCAGAAGTTACATTTATGCACTGCTCAGGATATAAAACAGCAGATAACTTAGGAACATATTATGGCAGAATGTATCAGGTAAGATATTTAACAGGTATAATTGCAGGCATGAAAACCAAGACAAATAAAATAGGTTATGTAGGAGCTTTCCCGATTCCAGAAGTAATAAGGGATATTAATGCTTTTACATTAGGAGTTCAGTCAGTTAACAAAGACGCAGCAGTAAAAGTTGTGTGGACAAATACATGGTATGATCCAGCTAAGGAAAAGGAAGCAGCTAAGGCTTTACTTGCTCAGGGAGCAGATATAATTTCACAGCACCAGGATACAGCAGGGCCTCAGCAGGCAGCAGAAGAAGCAGGAGCTTTTTCTATTGGATATGACACAGATATGAAAGATAAAGCACCTAAAGCTGTTATGACATCAGCAGTTTGGAACTGGGGACCTTACTATGTAAAAACAATAAAAGCAATTCAGGACGGAACATGGAAAAGTGATCAGTATTTTGGCACAATTAATGATGGTATAGTTCAGCTTACACCTCTTACATCAAATGCACCTGCAGGTGCTCAGGCAGCTGTTGACAAGGCTAAGGCAGATATAGAAAGCGGAAAGAATAAAATATTTGCAGGACCTTTAAAGGATCAGACAGGAGCTGTAAAAGTTCCAGATGGAAAAGTTATGACAGATAAGGAATTATTAAACTTTGACTGGTTCGTTCAAGGTGTAGAGGGCAAAATAAGCAAATAA
- the serS gene encoding serine--tRNA ligase, with amino-acid sequence MLDLKFVRENPEIVKQNIKNKFQDNKLGLVDEVIALDADLRNVRQEADALRAGRNKISKQIGGLMAQGKREEAKEMKKKVTADSDHLSELEVKENDLQEKIKKIMMVIPNIIDPSVPIGKDDSENVELQRFGEPVVPDFEIPYHTEIMERFNGIDLDSARKVAGNGFYYLMGDIARLQSAVISYARDFMIDRGFTYCIPPFMIRSDVVTGVMSFAEMDAMMYKIEGEDLYLIGTSEHSMIGKFIDTILPEESLPQTFTSYSPCFRKEKGAHGIEERGVYRIHQFEKQEMIVVCKPEDSMMWYDKLWKNTVDLFRSLDIPVRTLECCSGDLADLKVKSLDVEAWSPRQKKYFEVGSCSNLGDAQARRLKIRVNGEKGKYYAHTLNNTVVAPPRMLIAFLENNLNKDGSVNIPKALQPYMGGKTLIK; translated from the coding sequence ATGTTAGATCTAAAATTTGTAAGAGAAAATCCTGAAATAGTAAAACAAAACATAAAAAATAAGTTTCAGGACAATAAGCTTGGATTAGTAGACGAAGTAATTGCTTTAGATGCTGATTTAAGAAATGTAAGGCAGGAGGCAGATGCTTTAAGAGCTGGAAGAAATAAAATTTCAAAGCAGATTGGCGGATTAATGGCTCAGGGTAAAAGGGAAGAAGCAAAGGAAATGAAGAAAAAGGTTACTGCTGATTCAGACCATTTATCTGAGCTGGAAGTAAAAGAAAATGATTTACAAGAAAAAATTAAAAAAATTATGATGGTTATTCCAAACATAATAGATCCAAGTGTTCCTATAGGTAAGGATGACAGCGAAAATGTAGAACTTCAGCGTTTTGGAGAACCCGTTGTACCTGATTTTGAAATTCCATATCATACTGAAATAATGGAAAGATTTAATGGCATAGATTTAGATAGTGCCAGAAAGGTTGCAGGTAATGGCTTTTATTATCTTATGGGTGATATAGCAAGACTTCAGTCAGCAGTGATTTCCTATGCCAGAGATTTTATGATAGATAGAGGCTTTACATATTGTATTCCGCCTTTTATGATTAGAAGTGATGTTGTAACTGGTGTTATGAGCTTTGCAGAAATGGATGCCATGATGTATAAAATTGAAGGTGAAGATTTATATCTTATTGGAACCAGTGAACACTCAATGATTGGTAAATTTATTGATACAATACTGCCTGAGGAAAGTTTACCTCAAACATTTACCAGTTATTCTCCCTGCTTTAGAAAGGAAAAGGGAGCTCATGGTATAGAAGAAAGAGGAGTGTATCGTATTCATCAATTTGAAAAGCAGGAGATGATCGTTGTATGTAAACCAGAGGATAGTATGATGTGGTATGACAAACTGTGGAAAAACACTGTAGATTTATTCCGCTCATTAGATATACCTGTTAGAACTTTGGAGTGCTGCTCAGGCGACCTTGCAGATCTTAAGGTAAAATCACTGGATGTAGAAGCATGGTCTCCCAGACAGAAAAAATACTTTGAAGTTGGAAGCTGCTCTAACTTAGGTGATGCACAGGCACGACGTTTAAAAATCCGTGTAAACGGCGAAAAAGGAAAATACTATGCACATACATTAAATAACACTGTTGTGGCACCTCCAAGAATGCTTATAGCTTTCTTAGAGAATAATTTAAATAAGGATGGCTCTGTAAATATTCCAAAAGCACTGCAGCCATATATGGGCGGTAAAACATTAATTAAATAA
- a CDS encoding xanthine phosphoribosyltransferase, whose amino-acid sequence MKLLEERIIKDGKVIGNEILKVDSFLNHQLDVNLFNEIGKEFKNKFKNKEVTKILTIETSGIGIACITAQYFNVPVVFAKKHAGVNMDTDNYESKVFSFTKGKEYSIKVSKKFLNPGDKVLIIDDFLASGSAVLGLMDLIEQAKAETAGVGIVIEKSFQNGRKAVEKRGAHVESMAIIESMNNGKIIFK is encoded by the coding sequence ATGAAATTACTTGAAGAACGTATTATAAAAGATGGAAAAGTCATAGGCAATGAAATTTTAAAGGTGGATAGCTTTTTAAACCATCAGCTTGATGTGAATTTATTTAATGAAATAGGTAAAGAGTTTAAAAATAAATTTAAAAATAAGGAAGTAACTAAAATACTAACCATTGAGACATCTGGCATAGGTATTGCATGCATAACAGCCCAATATTTTAATGTACCGGTTGTGTTTGCCAAGAAGCATGCAGGAGTCAATATGGACACTGATAATTATGAATCAAAGGTTTTTTCATTTACTAAGGGAAAAGAATACAGCATTAAGGTATCAAAGAAATTCTTAAATCCAGGTGACAAAGTATTAATAATTGATGATTTTTTAGCCAGCGGCAGTGCAGTATTAGGACTTATGGACTTAATAGAACAGGCCAAGGCAGAAACTGCTGGTGTTGGAATAGTAATAGAAAAAAGTTTTCAAAATGGAAGAAAAGCTGTAGAAAAAAGGGGAGCTCATGTAGAGTCCATGGCTATAATTGAATCCATGAATAATGGGAAAATAATTTTCAAATAA
- a CDS encoding ABC transporter permease: MFRVVKRNEVSRRESIAIRAASVLLALVVSGIFIYAIKLNPLQVYASMLKGSFGSPYSIRETIKLAVPLIITALGISIAFKMQFWNIGGEGQIIMGAFASSFFALKFPDLPKPVLLTIMIIAGIIGGGLWALIPAVFKSKWKTNETIVTLMMNYIALKWVTFLQYGPWKDKTAQGFPKIPNFSDNAILPDIFGVHIGAVFAVILVAAVYIFMNRTKKGYEIAVLGESENTALYAGININKTIIIAMMLSGGLCGLTGMIQASAISNTLSVEVSGGVGFTAIIVAWLSSLSAPIILIVGVLFAALEQGGSFIQTAFGIPSAAASILQSMILFFVLGSEFFIKYKILISNNASIKEGN, from the coding sequence ATGTTTAGAGTTGTAAAAAGGAATGAAGTTTCAAGGAGAGAAAGCATAGCAATCAGAGCAGCTTCAGTGCTTCTGGCTTTAGTAGTTTCAGGCATATTTATATATGCTATTAAATTAAATCCTCTTCAGGTTTATGCCAGCATGTTAAAAGGATCCTTTGGCTCACCATACAGCATAAGGGAAACCATTAAGCTGGCTGTACCCCTCATAATTACAGCACTTGGAATATCCATAGCTTTTAAAATGCAGTTTTGGAACATTGGAGGAGAAGGCCAGATTATAATGGGAGCCTTTGCCAGTTCGTTTTTTGCTTTGAAGTTTCCTGATTTACCCAAACCTGTTTTATTAACCATTATGATAATTGCAGGAATTATAGGTGGGGGCTTATGGGCATTAATACCTGCTGTTTTTAAATCAAAATGGAAAACTAATGAAACCATAGTTACTTTAATGATGAATTACATAGCGTTAAAATGGGTAACATTTTTGCAGTATGGACCATGGAAGGATAAAACAGCTCAGGGCTTTCCAAAGATACCTAACTTTTCAGATAATGCAATTCTCCCTGATATTTTTGGAGTGCACATAGGTGCTGTTTTTGCAGTTATATTAGTAGCTGCAGTATATATATTTATGAATAGAACAAAAAAAGGTTATGAAATTGCTGTTTTGGGAGAAAGTGAAAATACAGCATTATATGCTGGAATTAATATAAACAAAACAATTATTATTGCAATGATGCTAAGCGGGGGGCTTTGCGGGCTTACAGGAATGATACAGGCTTCTGCCATAAGCAATACTTTATCTGTGGAAGTATCTGGAGGAGTTGGCTTTACAGCTATAATTGTAGCCTGGCTGTCATCTCTCAGTGCTCCTATTATATTAATTGTTGGAGTGCTGTTTGCAGCTTTAGAACAGGGGGGCTCATTTATACAAACTGCCTTTGGAATTCCAAGTGCAGCAGCTTCCATACTACAGTCAATGATATTGTTCTTTGTTCTTGGCAGTGAATTTTTTATAAAATACAAAATATTGATTAGTAATAATGCCTCTATAAAGGAGGGGAATTAA
- the yidC gene encoding membrane protein insertase YidC, protein MNIIFNLLNNLLNLFFSFTGDWGLAIVLLTVGVRIILSPMSFKQKKSMQQQQKLNIKMQKIKEKYKNNENKLREEMNKQSAENAKSMLGCLVTLLQLPVLFILWNVINKIPVNVGTYLIPWVSSIKVSDSYFIVPLIYMLVSLTPSLLSYVTFLKIEGQASMSKRNIIIMALMGLFFAKAVPIAVGIYLITTSAFSFFEELAFRIYIRKVKTVPQ, encoded by the coding sequence ATGAACATCATTTTTAATTTATTAAATAATTTATTAAATTTATTTTTTAGTTTCACAGGAGACTGGGGACTGGCCATAGTTTTACTTACTGTTGGAGTGAGAATAATACTTTCACCAATGTCTTTTAAACAAAAGAAATCCATGCAGCAGCAGCAAAAACTTAATATAAAAATGCAGAAGATTAAGGAAAAATATAAAAATAATGAAAATAAACTTCGGGAGGAAATGAATAAACAATCTGCTGAAAATGCCAAAAGTATGCTTGGATGTCTTGTAACTTTACTTCAGCTTCCAGTGCTTTTCATTTTATGGAATGTAATTAATAAAATACCTGTGAATGTGGGAACGTACCTTATACCATGGGTATCAAGCATAAAGGTATCTGACAGCTACTTTATAGTTCCTCTTATATATATGCTTGTATCCTTAACCCCAAGTCTGCTTTCATATGTTACTTTTTTAAAAATTGAAGGACAGGCATCAATGAGTAAAAGAAATATTATAATAATGGCTTTAATGGGATTGTTTTTTGCTAAAGCAGTTCCAATTGCTGTTGGTATATATTTAATAACCACAAGTGCATTTAGTTTTTTTGAAGAGCTTGCTTTTAGAATATATATAAGAAAAGTTAAAACAGTTCCTCAATAA
- a CDS encoding ABC transporter ATP-binding protein yields the protein MNTIRKFISYYKPYKGMFFMDMFCAFVLSVIDLVFPMIVRFLLDDVYTQDEAKIIKYVAIIGSALFIMYILRYFCQYYITSKGHIMGARMESDMRSDIFNHLQRLSFSYYDNTNTGKLMSRIVTDLFDISELAHHGPEDLFISLLKIIGSFAILMSINVKITAILFFITLFMIYFSYFYNKKMKAIFAKNREKIANVNAQIQDSLSGIRVVKSFSNENMESKKFQIGNNEFLETKEDSYTIMGRFYSMNGFFQGILYLSVVLFGGIFISQDKLNVNDLVVYILYINIFLNPIDKLVNFTEQYQRGITGFERFLEVINTHPDIVDSKDAIELKNVKGEIKFENVSFSYDNRNTILDNINVKIEPGKTLAIVGPSGGGKTTFCSVIPRFYEVDKGSVSIDNINIKNIKIKSLRDNIGIVQQDVYMFAGTIKDNISYGKPNATDEEIIEAAKMANAHEFIMGLENGYNTYVGERGVKLSGGQKQRISISRVFLKNPPILILDEATSALDNESERLIQKSLNLLSKDRTTIIIAHRLSTIRNADNILVLTEEGIKEKGTHEELINKNGIYARLYNMQFEMF from the coding sequence ATGAATACTATAAGGAAATTTATAAGTTATTATAAACCTTATAAGGGAATGTTTTTTATGGATATGTTCTGTGCATTTGTTTTATCTGTAATAGACCTGGTTTTCCCTATGATTGTAAGGTTTTTGCTGGATGATGTATATACACAGGATGAAGCAAAGATAATTAAATATGTAGCTATAATAGGATCGGCACTTTTTATTATGTATATATTAAGATATTTCTGTCAGTACTATATAACCTCAAAGGGGCATATTATGGGGGCCAGAATGGAATCCGATATGAGAAGCGACATTTTTAATCATCTTCAAAGATTATCATTTTCTTATTATGACAATACTAACACAGGAAAACTAATGTCAAGGATTGTAACAGATCTTTTTGACATATCTGAGCTTGCTCACCATGGACCTGAAGATTTATTTATATCGCTTTTAAAAATAATAGGATCCTTTGCAATACTTATGAGTATTAATGTTAAAATAACAGCTATATTATTTTTCATAACTTTATTTATGATATACTTTTCATATTTTTATAATAAAAAAATGAAAGCTATTTTTGCTAAAAACAGAGAGAAAATTGCTAATGTAAATGCGCAGATTCAGGATAGTCTTTCTGGTATAAGAGTTGTAAAATCATTTTCTAATGAAAATATGGAAAGTAAAAAGTTTCAGATTGGAAATAATGAATTTTTGGAGACTAAAGAGGACAGCTATACCATTATGGGCAGATTCTACAGCATGAATGGATTCTTCCAGGGAATACTATATCTTTCTGTGGTACTGTTTGGAGGGATATTTATAAGCCAGGATAAGTTAAATGTGAATGATTTAGTAGTATACATTTTATATATAAATATATTTTTAAATCCTATAGATAAGCTTGTGAATTTTACGGAACAATATCAAAGAGGAATAACAGGCTTTGAAAGATTCCTTGAAGTTATAAATACTCATCCGGACATTGTGGATAGCAAGGATGCCATAGAGCTTAAGAATGTAAAAGGTGAAATAAAGTTTGAAAATGTATCTTTCAGCTATGACAATAGAAACACAATACTTGATAATATAAATGTAAAAATAGAACCTGGGAAAACCCTTGCCATTGTGGGGCCTTCCGGTGGAGGTAAAACTACATTCTGCAGTGTTATTCCAAGATTTTATGAAGTTGATAAAGGGTCAGTAAGCATAGATAATATTAATATAAAAAATATTAAAATTAAATCCTTAAGAGATAATATAGGAATTGTCCAGCAGGATGTTTATATGTTTGCAGGAACTATAAAAGATAATATTTCTTATGGAAAACCAAATGCCACAGATGAAGAAATAATTGAAGCAGCTAAAATGGCAAATGCTCATGAGTTTATTATGGGACTTGAAAATGGGTATAATACCTATGTAGGAGAAAGAGGAGTAAAGCTTTCAGGAGGACAAAAGCAGAGAATATCAATTTCCAGAGTATTTTTAAAGAATCCTCCTATTCTAATATTAGACGAAGCTACATCTGCTCTTGATAATGAGAGTGAAAGACTTATACAAAAATCACTAAATCTTCTTTCAAAAGACAGGACTACCATTATCATAGCACATAGATTAAGTACTATCAGAAATGCAGATAATATATTAGTTCTCACAGAAGAAGGAATTAAAGAAAAGGGAACCCATGAGGAACTAATAAATAAAAATGGGATATACGCCAGACTTTATAATATGCAGTTTGAAATGTTTTAG
- a CDS encoding DNA polymerase IV codes for MGSNRLIFHVDVNSAYLSWTAVDRIQHGSTMDIREIPSVVAGDPKNRHGIILAKSIPAKKYKIQTGEPLYSALEKCPQLFIVSPCYDLFVRCSNAMMNLLKEYTPCIQRFSVDECFLDFTGMENLYPDYMALANEIKDRIKTELGFTVSIGVSCNKLLAKVASDIKKPDAVTSLFPSEIKEKMWPLDVGDLFMVGRATVPKLNRLNIFTIGDLANYNLDILKSQLKSHGAVIWNYANGIENSPVRTSNHISIKGIGNSTTIPFNIENREEAHKVILSLCETIGMRLRDSKNFCSLVSISFRTSDFYGYGRQKKLHYYTDSTMKIAEEAYKLFDELWQNEPLRHIGVQVSELCTNEFYQITLFDEKNMDKNRTIDKTIDSIRLRFGSKSIYRCTFLQSGLKPLTGGTNENDFPMMGSTL; via the coding sequence ATGGGCAGTAATAGACTGATATTTCATGTTGACGTAAACTCTGCATATTTATCATGGACAGCAGTGGATAGAATACAGCATGGATCCACCATGGATATTAGGGAAATTCCTTCAGTAGTGGCTGGAGATCCTAAAAACAGGCATGGCATTATTTTAGCAAAATCTATTCCTGCAAAAAAATATAAAATTCAAACAGGAGAGCCATTATATTCTGCACTTGAAAAGTGCCCGCAGCTGTTTATAGTTTCACCATGCTATGATTTATTCGTAAGATGCAGCAATGCAATGATGAACTTATTAAAGGAGTATACTCCATGCATACAGCGTTTTTCCGTAGATGAATGTTTTCTGGATTTTACCGGCATGGAAAATCTTTATCCAGATTACATGGCTCTTGCAAATGAAATTAAAGATAGAATTAAAACAGAGCTTGGATTTACTGTTTCCATTGGGGTATCCTGCAATAAATTACTAGCCAAAGTGGCTTCTGATATAAAAAAGCCTGATGCTGTTACATCACTGTTTCCATCTGAAATAAAGGAGAAAATGTGGCCTCTGGATGTTGGTGACCTTTTTATGGTAGGCAGGGCTACCGTTCCCAAACTTAACAGGCTTAATATATTTACAATAGGAGACTTAGCAAATTACAATTTAGATATATTAAAATCTCAGCTGAAAAGTCATGGAGCTGTTATTTGGAATTATGCAAATGGAATTGAAAATTCTCCGGTTAGGACATCCAATCACATAAGCATTAAGGGCATTGGAAACTCCACCACTATACCCTTTAATATTGAAAATAGAGAAGAAGCTCATAAAGTAATTTTATCTCTTTGTGAGACTATAGGAATGAGGTTAAGAGATTCCAAAAACTTTTGCAGTTTAGTTTCCATTAGCTTTAGGACCAGCGATTTCTATGGCTATGGCAGGCAAAAAAAACTGCACTATTACACGGATTCTACAATGAAAATTGCAGAAGAAGCATACAAACTATTTGATGAGCTCTGGCAGAATGAACCTTTAAGGCATATTGGGGTTCAGGTTTCAGAGCTTTGTACTAATGAATTTTACCAAATTACATTATTTGACGAAAAAAATATGGATAAAAACAGAACTATAGATAAGACCATAGACAGTATTAGATTAAGATTTGGATCCAAATCTATTTACAGATGCACATTTTTGCAATCAGGATTAAAACCATTAACCGGTGGTACTAATGAAAATGATTTTCCTATGATGGGAAGCACTTTATAA